In Aliamphritea ceti, a single window of DNA contains:
- the flgB gene encoding flagellar basal body rod protein FlgB, translated as MAISFESALGIHEQAVYVRSQRAEVLANNIANADTPNFKARDMDFKAILQGKESQMQMGQLELAKTKSGHSEGLVNPDFAAEMMYRIPSQPSIDGNTVDVQTEMARYTENALDYQASFQFLDKKFKGLKSAIKGE; from the coding sequence GTGGCAATAAGTTTTGAATCAGCACTGGGAATACATGAGCAAGCAGTCTACGTACGTAGTCAGCGTGCAGAAGTGTTGGCAAACAATATTGCAAATGCAGATACCCCGAATTTCAAAGCGCGCGATATGGACTTCAAAGCTATTCTGCAGGGTAAAGAGTCGCAAATGCAGATGGGACAGCTGGAGTTGGCAAAAACCAAGAGCGGGCATAGCGAAGGCCTGGTTAATCCGGATTTTGCCGCTGAGATGATGTATCGCATTCCGAGCCAGCCAAGTATTGATGGTAATACTGTCGATGTTCAGACTGAGATGGCGCGCTATACAGAAAATGCTTTGGATTATCAGGCTTCATTTCAATTTCTTGATAAAAAATTCAAGGGATTAAAAAGCGCGATTAAGGGTGAATAA
- a CDS encoding histone deacetylase family protein has translation MTTAFISHEDCGLHNMGPEHPESPVRLIAIQKVLSKTGLIEDLAQFESVHVTPEQIKRAHSSHHQSDLLKLSPETGINHADADTALCPDSMHAASLAAGSAVLATKQVISKQVNNAFCSVRPPGHHAEHGLAMGFCLYNNVAIGAMHALLQPEINRIAIVDFDVHHGNGTVDIFKDMPEVMVCSTFQHPYYPGRFHDIQRENIINCPLSAGSGSLAFRQQLEDVWLPALQQHKPDMIFISAGFDAHEEDPLADLNLREEDYYWATKLIMDVANSYSQGRIVSILEGGYNPVALAFSVQSHLEALSGK, from the coding sequence ATGACTACAGCCTTTATTAGCCATGAGGATTGCGGCCTGCACAATATGGGCCCGGAACACCCGGAAAGCCCAGTCAGGCTAATCGCAATCCAGAAGGTCTTAAGCAAAACAGGACTGATTGAAGATCTCGCTCAGTTCGAGTCTGTTCACGTTACACCAGAACAGATTAAACGGGCGCACTCCAGCCATCATCAGTCAGACTTATTAAAACTGTCACCTGAGACTGGCATCAATCACGCCGATGCCGATACCGCTCTTTGCCCAGACAGCATGCATGCAGCAAGCCTGGCAGCAGGCTCTGCAGTACTGGCAACAAAGCAGGTTATCAGCAAGCAAGTAAATAATGCGTTCTGCTCCGTACGTCCGCCAGGCCATCATGCTGAGCATGGATTAGCGATGGGCTTTTGTTTGTATAACAATGTCGCAATAGGCGCGATGCACGCCTTACTGCAACCGGAAATAAACCGGATAGCCATCGTTGATTTCGACGTCCATCACGGCAATGGCACCGTTGATATATTCAAAGACATGCCTGAAGTCATGGTGTGCTCAACATTTCAGCATCCATATTACCCCGGACGTTTTCACGATATTCAGCGTGAGAATATCATTAACTGCCCCCTCTCAGCAGGCAGCGGAAGTCTGGCATTTCGACAACAATTAGAAGACGTCTGGCTACCCGCACTACAACAACATAAGCCTGACATGATTTTTATTTCAGCGGGATTTGACGCCCATGAAGAAGACCCTCTGGCTGATCTCAACCTTCGGGAAGAAGACTATTACTGGGCAACCAAACTGATCATGGATGTAGCCAACAGCTATAGCCAAGGGAGAATCGTGTCCATTCTTGAGGGCGGCTACAACCCTGTCGCACTCGCCTTCAGCGTGCAATCTCACCTGGAAGCTCTCAGCGGTAAATAA
- a CDS encoding flagella synthesis protein FlgN — protein sequence MQTVTPAQFNELNTLNQQGIVVISKLSGLLDQEFAALSERDVEKIQSTVQEKTDTLRELEANSKSRNELFAQLQITANKQGLDTFKSSLPSAQQAVFLKHWKPLEELLLEVNDKNQRNETVVNRNSRNLDRLMSIIRGQNQKNMLYDNIGGKGNYSAQQRLGKA from the coding sequence ATGCAAACAGTAACGCCTGCACAATTTAATGAACTCAATACCCTGAATCAGCAGGGTATTGTTGTTATCAGTAAATTAAGCGGCCTCCTTGACCAGGAATTCGCGGCGTTATCTGAACGAGACGTTGAGAAAATCCAAAGCACTGTTCAAGAAAAAACAGATACTCTTCGCGAGCTTGAAGCAAACAGTAAATCTCGAAATGAGCTTTTTGCACAGCTGCAAATCACCGCGAACAAACAAGGTCTCGATACATTTAAGAGCTCACTCCCTTCCGCACAACAAGCCGTGTTTCTAAAACACTGGAAACCTTTGGAAGAACTACTCTTAGAAGTAAATGATAAAAACCAGAGAAACGAGACCGTTGTTAATCGTAACAGCCGCAACCTTGATCGACTGATGAGCATCATTCGCGGACAGAACCAAAAGAACATGCTCTACGACAATATCGGCGGCAAAGGCAATTACTCTGCACAGCAGCGCTTAGGAAAAGCTTAA
- a CDS encoding flagellar hook-basal body complex protein: protein MAGFNTAITGLKAATTDLDVTGNNIANSSTIGFKSSRTEFGDIYATAVVGAGSSNVAGSGVIVTDIAQDFQAGTIEFTNNNLDLAINGSGFFQLDDGQGGVSYTRAGAFELDKDGFVVSKSGKKLQGYGLDSDGNRLPIGDLAVTQKESPPKATEDINLSFNVDDRLDAGVLTQPYNRDNPATFSYSTTVRTFDSLGNEHTIKFNMVEQPPIREVQTLNFSGATPPNVAGGTVVISGQTIDKDVLRSGIGLDPDGTLVDGDYRFPGQVQAMTITGSGAGVTGVDIALGTYTVNLTGITTTGTNADLGDQLETSAQTIIDDYNANLPAGQPRLINIINDPANSAVVYFQFDDSESAPATSISGATGGVVTETTAMNDFGSEVQSLLNADTRVRSVQVAADGESLDIRFKASASDVDDIQLRDGAGNLITDVAITSANLAASESHTYAFNSAAFASGTLDASPSITIGGISIQLDTADTQETIASKIAANQAAILDANPDVASVAFNASNQLVVTYKPESGDVPNDILAVDFGDGSTTTPGTQPVMAISTIDSGDNSYEGVYRMYAYLNGTETLDIGKAPDPGEPGGTSETGPILVTFNSTNGLLSSVNGVNVPIGGTAPSISITGADPADPTTVIDLDITNTTQFASASIVKAATQDGYTKGDLIGVTFAETGEMVASFSNGQTQNLGVVAFATFENQSGLQPSGDTEWIATLTSGDAILNPPGTGLNGNLRSAALEQSNVDLSSELVRLIEAQRNFQANSKTLETLNTVTQAILQI from the coding sequence ATGGCGGGTTTTAATACTGCGATTACAGGTTTAAAAGCAGCAACAACCGATCTGGATGTGACAGGTAATAACATTGCTAACTCCAGCACCATCGGTTTCAAATCATCCCGGACTGAGTTTGGTGATATTTATGCAACGGCTGTTGTTGGTGCGGGTTCAAGTAATGTTGCCGGTTCAGGTGTAATTGTTACGGATATCGCCCAGGACTTTCAGGCGGGCACCATTGAATTCACAAATAACAATCTGGATTTGGCAATTAACGGATCTGGATTCTTCCAGTTAGATGATGGCCAGGGAGGTGTGAGTTATACCCGAGCGGGTGCATTTGAGCTGGATAAAGATGGATTTGTTGTTTCAAAGTCAGGTAAGAAGCTTCAGGGTTACGGGTTGGATAGTGATGGTAACCGCTTGCCGATTGGTGATCTGGCAGTGACTCAGAAAGAGAGTCCGCCAAAGGCGACAGAAGATATTAATTTATCTTTTAACGTTGATGATCGTTTAGATGCAGGTGTTTTGACGCAGCCTTATAACAGAGATAATCCAGCGACCTTTTCTTACAGTACTACAGTGCGTACGTTTGACAGTCTTGGTAACGAGCATACGATTAAGTTCAATATGGTTGAGCAACCACCTATTCGAGAAGTGCAAACGCTTAACTTTTCTGGAGCAACGCCTCCCAATGTAGCGGGTGGTACAGTTGTCATTAGTGGTCAGACAATTGATAAGGATGTGTTACGAAGCGGTATTGGGCTAGATCCTGATGGTACGCTGGTAGATGGTGATTATCGTTTTCCTGGTCAGGTTCAGGCAATGACAATTACTGGCTCTGGTGCAGGTGTAACGGGTGTGGATATTGCGCTTGGTACTTACACGGTTAACTTAACGGGTATCACCACTACCGGTACGAATGCGGACTTAGGTGATCAGTTAGAAACATCAGCGCAAACGATTATTGATGATTACAATGCGAACTTGCCAGCAGGTCAGCCACGTTTAATCAATATAATTAATGATCCTGCTAACTCAGCTGTTGTGTATTTTCAGTTCGATGATTCCGAGTCTGCGCCTGCTACCAGTATTTCAGGTGCGACGGGCGGTGTTGTTACTGAAACAACCGCAATGAACGACTTTGGCAGTGAAGTTCAGTCGTTGCTAAATGCTGATACTCGTGTGCGTTCTGTGCAAGTTGCTGCAGATGGCGAGTCTTTAGATATTCGTTTTAAAGCTTCTGCTTCAGATGTTGATGATATTCAGTTGCGTGATGGTGCGGGTAACCTGATAACGGATGTTGCTATAACATCGGCTAACTTGGCAGCAAGCGAATCTCATACGTATGCATTTAACAGTGCTGCTTTTGCAAGTGGGACTTTGGATGCGTCACCTTCGATAACAATCGGTGGTATTTCTATTCAGTTAGATACTGCGGATACTCAGGAAACAATTGCTTCAAAAATTGCTGCAAATCAGGCGGCAATCTTAGATGCTAATCCTGATGTTGCATCCGTTGCGTTCAATGCTTCTAACCAGTTGGTGGTTACTTATAAGCCAGAGTCCGGTGATGTGCCGAACGATATATTGGCAGTGGACTTTGGTGATGGTTCTACCACGACTCCGGGTACTCAGCCAGTAATGGCTATATCAACCATTGATTCAGGTGATAACTCCTATGAAGGGGTTTACCGGATGTATGCTTACCTTAACGGGACAGAAACTCTTGATATAGGTAAAGCGCCAGATCCAGGTGAGCCGGGCGGTACTTCAGAGACCGGGCCTATATTGGTGACATTTAACTCAACCAATGGTTTGCTTAGTTCGGTTAACGGTGTGAATGTACCGATCGGTGGTACTGCGCCAAGTATTTCAATTACGGGTGCTGACCCGGCTGATCCGACTACGGTTATTGACCTGGATATTACAAATACGACTCAGTTTGCCTCTGCGTCTATTGTAAAAGCAGCGACACAGGATGGTTATACCAAAGGGGATTTGATTGGTGTGACATTCGCTGAAACCGGTGAAATGGTCGCCAGTTTCTCAAATGGACAGACGCAAAATCTGGGCGTAGTTGCATTTGCTACCTTTGAAAATCAGTCAGGCTTGCAGCCTTCAGGTGATACGGAGTGGATTGCAACCCTGACTTCAGGCGATGCAATTTTGAACCCACCGGGTACCGGGTTGAATGGTAATTTACGTTCGGCGGCTTTAGAGCAATCGAATGTGGATCTTTCCAGTGAATTGGTGCGGCTGATTGAAGCGCAGCGAAACTTCCAGGCAAACTCCAAGACCTTAGAGACGCTGAATACCGTTACTCAGGCAATACTTCAGATCTAA
- a CDS encoding tetratricopeptide repeat protein yields the protein MPLVSDVKLNSQIDYSDTSVLLIDSSGNMRATVYYMLREFGMHNIKAVTSNERVIPLVSQNDFDIILLSHNVRDSVTGIQILEEARYRGFIRPSAAWICMTSDSSQEAILQVIDSNPDDLLIKPFTMEELKQRIDQVMRRKMALRPVDLAVEAGSIGQALKICENLIYREHPEFDHLQIVRGSLLLELGRFEDARRLFESIYQENGEKEAGFYLAKAYCGLDELAQAQEQLLKLIERHPLMVAAYDLLAEVYERLGDLGEAREMLREATAKAPLGIPRQMKLGRVATKTKVMEVAKSAYKRSISLGKRSSLRSAEPYLCLANVFMLEAKGSDEKTQYQLSRDMDVLLQRAKKSFPNDLGLEVRSHLIRSQFAESTGDFGEGERLLKEAILINDRLEAPLNLDREVLALSGDAVPMLEPEKAIAPVPEAGSKKAKDAEMSLKANRLGIKHYMSGKVGGAIKSFGAAVEFDFTNFSAMLNLAQLFLETARDDEDRREGRLKMVDRYLGLLRKGQLSEIQQKKLSVLERFRKLPAKSLPHGPLGELIK from the coding sequence GTGCCACTTGTTTCCGATGTAAAACTAAATAGCCAAATTGATTACAGTGACACAAGTGTTCTGTTGATCGACAGTAGTGGCAATATGCGTGCAACGGTGTATTACATGTTGCGCGAGTTTGGCATGCATAATATTAAAGCTGTCACGAGCAATGAGAGGGTTATACCGCTCGTTTCCCAGAATGATTTTGACATCATTCTGCTTAGCCATAATGTACGTGATTCCGTCACGGGTATTCAAATACTGGAAGAAGCACGTTATCGCGGGTTTATCAGGCCAAGTGCTGCCTGGATTTGTATGACCAGTGATTCTTCTCAGGAAGCCATTTTACAGGTTATTGATAGTAATCCGGATGACCTGTTAATCAAACCATTCACAATGGAAGAGCTTAAGCAGCGTATTGATCAGGTTATGCGGCGTAAGATGGCTTTGCGTCCTGTTGATTTAGCAGTTGAGGCTGGGTCAATTGGGCAGGCTTTGAAGATTTGCGAGAATCTGATTTATCGTGAACATCCGGAGTTTGATCATCTGCAGATTGTGCGTGGTTCATTGCTCTTAGAGTTGGGACGATTTGAGGATGCGCGGCGATTATTTGAATCGATTTATCAGGAAAACGGCGAAAAAGAAGCAGGCTTTTATCTCGCAAAAGCCTATTGCGGGTTAGATGAGCTGGCTCAGGCTCAGGAGCAGTTGCTTAAGCTGATTGAGCGCCATCCTTTGATGGTGGCTGCATATGATCTTTTAGCTGAAGTCTATGAGCGTCTGGGGGATTTAGGTGAGGCGCGTGAGATGTTACGTGAAGCAACGGCTAAAGCACCTTTAGGTATTCCCCGGCAAATGAAGTTGGGCCGTGTGGCGACAAAGACGAAAGTGATGGAGGTTGCCAAGTCTGCTTATAAGCGTTCGATCTCTTTGGGTAAAAGAAGTAGCCTGCGTTCAGCAGAGCCATATTTATGCCTGGCGAATGTTTTTATGTTAGAAGCCAAAGGCTCGGATGAAAAAACGCAGTATCAACTCTCACGTGATATGGATGTGTTGTTGCAGCGGGCAAAGAAAAGCTTTCCTAATGATCTGGGGCTGGAAGTGCGTAGTCATTTAATCAGAAGTCAGTTTGCAGAAAGTACTGGTGATTTCGGAGAGGGAGAGCGTTTGCTGAAAGAGGCAATACTGATTAATGATCGTCTTGAAGCGCCGCTGAATCTTGATCGTGAAGTGTTGGCCTTGTCAGGTGATGCAGTGCCTATGCTGGAGCCGGAGAAGGCTATAGCGCCAGTACCTGAAGCTGGAAGCAAGAAAGCAAAAGATGCTGAAATGAGTCTTAAAGCTAATCGCTTGGGTATTAAGCATTATATGAGCGGTAAAGTAGGAGGGGCGATTAAATCTTTTGGTGCGGCTGTAGAGTTTGATTTTACCAATTTTTCAGCAATGCTGAATCTCGCTCAGCTGTTCCTGGAGACTGCGCGGGATGATGAAGATCGCCGGGAGGGGCGGTTAAAAATGGTAGATCGTTATTTGGGATTGTTGCGTAAAGGCCAGCTATCGGAGATTCAGCAAAAAAAGCTGAGTGTGCTTGAGCGGTTCAGAAAACTGCCGGCTAAATCCCTGCCTCACGGCCCGCTAGGAGAGTTAATAAAGTAA
- the flgF gene encoding flagellar basal-body rod protein FlgF, whose translation MDKVLYLAMSGATENMRSQHAHSNNLANVNTTGFKTDLAQARAMPVYGDGLPSRVYAMSERPATDISSGVLTPTGRDLDVAIEGDGWFSVIGADGQEAYTRSGEFTVNAQNQLVTAGGAPVMGNGGIPITLPAFEKLDIGGDGTITVQPLGEGPEALAIVDRIKVVNPEPGTLFKGLDSFMHTGNAVPLPPANDVKVVSGFLETSNVNSVGELTSIISLSRQYEMQVKMMKTAEENSTAAARILQMQ comes from the coding sequence ATGGATAAGGTGCTGTATCTGGCCATGAGTGGGGCGACCGAGAATATGCGCTCCCAGCATGCGCACTCAAACAATCTTGCCAACGTAAATACTACCGGCTTTAAAACTGATTTGGCTCAGGCAAGAGCTATGCCTGTATATGGCGATGGCTTGCCATCCAGGGTTTATGCCATGAGCGAGCGCCCTGCGACTGACATTAGTTCCGGAGTACTTACGCCTACAGGGCGGGATCTGGATGTGGCTATCGAGGGTGATGGTTGGTTTTCAGTGATTGGTGCGGATGGTCAGGAAGCTTATACCCGCTCGGGTGAGTTTACGGTTAATGCGCAAAATCAGTTGGTAACCGCTGGAGGAGCCCCTGTGATGGGGAATGGCGGTATTCCTATCACGTTACCTGCTTTTGAAAAACTGGATATCGGTGGTGATGGAACCATTACAGTTCAGCCATTAGGTGAAGGGCCGGAAGCGCTGGCGATTGTTGATCGGATAAAAGTGGTTAATCCTGAGCCCGGAACTTTATTTAAAGGCTTGGATTCTTTTATGCATACCGGCAATGCTGTGCCTTTGCCGCCGGCAAATGATGTCAAAGTTGTATCCGGTTTTCTCGAAACCAGTAACGTTAATTCTGTCGGTGAGCTTACGTCGATAATTTCTTTGTCACGGCAGTACGAGATGCAGGTGAAGATGATGAAGACGGCAGAAGAAAACTCCACTGCAGCGGCACGTATATTGCAAATGCAGTAA
- a CDS encoding flagellar hook capping FlgD N-terminal domain-containing protein has protein sequence MATINTNQTTSSVYDQINAQNKSQSTQTSQTSSDSDMFMQLMIAQLQNQDPTSPAETNDFMQQISSMSQVESINNLNVTMNNLSNSLLSSQSALQASSMVGQNVYAKTDVATITADNKDVKGIIELPISTTNLRVSIYDSNGAKIETLDLGAKNAGDLNFAWNAGDAASGDYRVVAEAATADGYKVANSYLSYNVNSVTLGQNGVGMKLNTDAGSIAFSDIKQIG, from the coding sequence ATGGCTACTATTAATACGAATCAAACGACATCTAGTGTCTACGATCAGATTAATGCGCAGAATAAATCGCAGTCGACTCAGACGTCTCAGACATCCAGTGACAGTGATATGTTCATGCAGCTGATGATCGCACAGTTGCAAAATCAGGACCCTACCAGTCCGGCAGAAACCAACGATTTCATGCAACAAATATCCAGCATGAGTCAGGTTGAGAGCATTAATAATCTGAATGTAACGATGAATAACCTGTCGAATTCGCTGCTGTCTAGTCAGTCAGCGCTTCAGGCATCATCTATGGTTGGGCAAAACGTTTATGCCAAAACAGATGTAGCAACCATTACTGCGGATAATAAAGATGTGAAAGGCATTATTGAATTGCCGATCTCAACAACGAATCTACGTGTTTCAATTTATGACAGTAACGGTGCGAAAATTGAAACGCTGGATTTGGGCGCTAAGAATGCCGGTGATCTTAATTTTGCCTGGAATGCCGGTGATGCTGCTTCCGGGGATTACCGTGTAGTGGCTGAGGCAGCAACCGCAGATGGCTATAAAGTTGCTAACAGTTATCTGTCGTATAACGTCAACAGTGTGACCCTTGGGCAAAACGGTGTTGGCATGAAATTGAATACTGACGCCGGATCTATTGCGTTTAGTGACATCAAGCAGATTGGTTAA
- a CDS encoding CheR family methyltransferase has translation MGGGVKVLDTSKLKITDQEFTQFCDYLENACGILLARHKLYLVESRLGRLMKERGIATLATLVEQLKRPGSRALNEQVINAMTTNETLWFRDIHPYAILNNQVLPELAAGGRQRLRIWSAACSTGQEPYSISMSIEEFKQSGKGSFSGEEIVATDICTRVLQQAKTGDYERLALGRGLSQERLNRFFAPKGDDIWTIKPELKRRINFRELNLLGSYSTIGQLDIIFCRNVLIYFSTELKLEILRKMHKSLKKGGYLFLGASESLSGLSDCYEMIHCRPGIIYKAI, from the coding sequence ATAGGTGGTGGAGTAAAGGTTCTGGATACTTCTAAGTTAAAGATTACGGATCAGGAATTTACCCAGTTTTGTGATTATCTGGAAAATGCCTGCGGTATTCTGCTAGCCAGGCATAAGCTGTATCTTGTTGAAAGCCGCTTAGGGCGCCTGATGAAGGAGCGTGGTATCGCCACTCTCGCTACCTTGGTCGAGCAGTTGAAACGGCCGGGTAGCCGGGCTTTAAACGAGCAGGTTATTAATGCCATGACGACGAATGAGACGTTATGGTTCCGTGATATACATCCTTATGCAATATTGAATAATCAGGTGTTGCCTGAGTTGGCTGCTGGTGGCAGGCAGCGCTTGCGTATCTGGTCAGCGGCGTGTTCTACCGGTCAGGAGCCTTATTCAATAAGCATGTCGATTGAAGAGTTTAAACAGTCCGGGAAAGGCAGTTTTAGTGGTGAAGAAATAGTTGCTACTGATATTTGCACACGGGTGCTTCAGCAAGCTAAAACAGGTGATTACGAGCGGTTGGCTTTAGGTAGAGGTTTGTCTCAGGAGCGGTTGAATCGATTTTTCGCACCTAAAGGGGATGATATCTGGACAATTAAGCCTGAGCTTAAGCGGAGAATTAACTTCCGTGAGCTGAATCTTTTAGGTTCATATAGCACCATAGGTCAGCTTGATATTATCTTTTGCCGTAATGTACTTATTTATTTCTCTACAGAGTTAAAGTTAGAAATCTTAAGAAAGATGCATAAGTCTTTAAAGAAAGGTGGCTATTTGTTTTTAGGCGCTTCTGAGTCTTTATCGGGACTGAGTGATTGCTATGAAATGATTCATTGTCGACCAGGAATTATTTACAAAGCCATTTAA
- the flgA gene encoding flagellar basal body P-ring formation chaperone FlgA, giving the protein MNNSTITLICTFIAIFTLAVKAQATPYHAKIKQQAEDYLHSIYTIEQPLARTTVRLKALSPQLKLPRCKQPISFKHAPTRASRVSIAVQCSQPTWRVFLTGTIEQWLPVVRTTRPISKGTILGDKDLVLMETDIRRVNKPYYTDRTELLGRQLKRTLGIKQLISASSLSKHLMVRKGDLVVIEAKKGGMVIRMNGIAMDNGEQGKQINVKNSRSGRIIRAYVTRVGVVSVSP; this is encoded by the coding sequence GTGAATAACTCAACCATCACATTAATATGTACTTTTATAGCGATCTTCACTCTGGCAGTAAAGGCCCAAGCAACCCCATACCACGCCAAAATCAAACAACAAGCCGAAGATTACCTGCATTCTATCTACACTATTGAACAACCATTAGCGCGCACAACAGTTCGCCTCAAAGCTTTAAGCCCACAACTTAAACTGCCTCGTTGCAAGCAGCCAATCAGCTTCAAACACGCACCAACACGGGCCAGCAGGGTAAGTATCGCCGTTCAGTGCAGCCAGCCAACATGGCGTGTTTTTCTCACAGGTACTATCGAACAATGGCTTCCTGTTGTTCGTACAACCAGACCCATTAGCAAGGGCACCATTTTGGGGGATAAGGACCTGGTTCTAATGGAAACAGACATTCGACGCGTTAACAAACCCTACTATACGGACCGAACCGAACTGCTAGGCAGACAATTGAAGCGAACGCTTGGAATTAAACAACTCATATCTGCCTCATCTTTGAGTAAGCACTTAATGGTCAGGAAAGGAGATCTTGTTGTCATAGAGGCTAAAAAAGGCGGTATGGTTATACGTATGAACGGCATCGCGATGGATAACGGAGAACAGGGAAAACAAATCAACGTTAAAAACTCACGTTCAGGCCGTATCATCCGCGCATATGTTACCCGGGTTGGCGTAGTATCAGTTTCTCCCTAG
- the flgC gene encoding flagellar basal body rod protein FlgC encodes MSLSNIFDIAGSAMSAQTVRLNTTASNMANADSVSSSYGETYRARKAVFELGRQNEMQPGVPLGTQAGQGVEVAGIVESDAPLRQEYNPNHPMANEDGYVFYPNVNVVEEMADMISASRSFQINAEIMNTAKQMTQRALTLGQG; translated from the coding sequence ATGTCATTGTCTAATATTTTTGATATCGCCGGTTCGGCAATGAGTGCTCAGACAGTTCGTCTGAATACGACTGCCAGTAACATGGCCAATGCGGACAGTGTAAGCAGTAGTTATGGTGAAACTTATCGTGCTCGAAAGGCTGTTTTTGAGCTTGGAAGACAAAATGAAATGCAGCCGGGTGTACCGCTAGGTACGCAGGCTGGTCAGGGGGTTGAAGTTGCGGGAATTGTTGAGAGTGATGCGCCGTTGCGTCAGGAATACAACCCGAATCACCCAATGGCAAACGAAGATGGATATGTTTTTTATCCTAACGTAAACGTTGTAGAAGAGATGGCAGATATGATTTCTGCTTCTCGTTCATTTCAGATCAATGCTGAAATTATGAATACTGCGAAGCAAATGACGCAGCGGGCGCTGACCTTGGGTCAGGGTTGA
- a CDS encoding chemotaxis protein — MSVNKISVNQRQRVSDVGHNRLELLLFGLNTDQEYGINVFKVREVLPCPDLTGIPKQTTSLKGMAHIRGETIPVIDLSEAIGEEPVSPDERRSCFLVVTEYSRRTLSFLVRRVDRILATHWDNVTPPPVELVGQNYLTAVLEHDGNLIEILDVEQILADLIPTNTAVSEDIATEEVKNHAKEYHVMVVDDSNIALKQVQQVFEGMSIKVTTAKNGKAALTLLEQLVDKGVDVPSLFLMIVSDIEMPEMDGYTLVNRIRENEGLRKLHVVLHSSLSGRFNLSMIKKVGADAFIGKFDADELATAVVDRMKAVESGL, encoded by the coding sequence ATGTCAGTAAATAAGATTAGTGTAAACCAGCGACAGCGGGTGAGTGATGTTGGCCATAACCGCCTGGAATTATTGCTATTTGGCCTTAATACTGATCAGGAATATGGTATCAACGTATTTAAGGTGCGGGAAGTTCTTCCGTGCCCGGATTTGACGGGAATTCCTAAACAAACAACGTCCTTAAAAGGCATGGCTCATATCCGTGGTGAGACTATTCCTGTTATAGATTTGTCCGAGGCTATAGGGGAAGAGCCTGTTAGTCCGGATGAGCGCCGCAGCTGCTTTCTTGTTGTTACTGAATATAGTCGCCGTACTTTATCGTTTCTTGTGCGACGGGTTGACCGGATTTTGGCAACGCATTGGGATAACGTTACTCCACCTCCAGTTGAATTGGTTGGTCAGAATTATCTGACTGCTGTACTTGAACATGATGGTAACCTGATCGAAATTCTGGATGTTGAACAGATCTTGGCGGATTTGATTCCTACCAATACTGCTGTGAGTGAAGATATAGCTACTGAGGAAGTTAAAAATCACGCGAAGGAATATCACGTGATGGTCGTGGACGATTCAAATATTGCATTGAAGCAGGTGCAACAGGTATTTGAAGGCATGAGCATTAAAGTTACGACAGCTAAGAACGGTAAAGCAGCATTAACATTATTAGAGCAGTTGGTTGATAAGGGTGTTGATGTGCCTTCGTTATTCCTGATGATAGTGTCGGATATCGAAATGCCTGAAATGGATGGTTATACCCTGGTTAACCGTATCCGTGAAAATGAAGGCTTGCGTAAGTTACATGTTGTGTTGCACAGTTCTTTAAGTGGTCGGTTTAATCTGTCCATGATTAAAAAGGTGGGAGCTGATGCATTTATTGGCAAGTTCGATGCTGATGAATTGGCAACTGCAGTTGTAGATCGTATGAAGGCGGTTGAGTCCGGCCTTTAA
- the flgM gene encoding flagellar biosynthesis anti-sigma factor FlgM, with the protein MVIDITGLSSNQATQSRGKVSEQPATGNKTTENTATASKPASSVNISDTAQAIQKTIDNSSADDGINSDRVAELKAAIEDGSYQVDALSTAKGIFQIESQLG; encoded by the coding sequence ATGGTTATTGATATCACGGGTTTATCGTCCAATCAGGCGACCCAATCTCGTGGCAAGGTGAGCGAACAACCTGCAACGGGAAATAAAACAACTGAAAACACTGCTACGGCCAGCAAGCCTGCCAGCAGCGTTAATATCAGTGATACCGCTCAGGCTATTCAGAAGACTATCGACAACAGCTCAGCTGATGACGGTATTAATTCTGATCGTGTTGCTGAACTAAAAGCCGCTATCGAAGATGGCAGCTATCAGGTTGATGCACTAAGCACTGCTAAAGGTATTTTCCAGATAGAAAGTCAACTTGGTTAG